The following are encoded in a window of Castanea sativa cultivar Marrone di Chiusa Pesio chromosome 9, ASM4071231v1 genomic DNA:
- the LOC142609626 gene encoding cytochrome P450 81Q32-like, whose translation MEDMLLCSSLSLLLLLAVAFKFLLQTRTKHKHHPPSPPSLPILGHLHLIKKPLHRTLYHFSQKYGNIFSLRFGSQLVVIVSSPSAVEECFTKNDIILANRPRFLVTKHVAYNHTTMATASYGDHWRNLRRISALEIFSTNRLNMFLGIRKNEVKHLLRKLSRNSCQGFAKVELKSMFSELTFNIIMRMVAGKRYYGEDVKDEEEARQFREIMKEISGSAGPSNPQEFVPLLRWIDRRRWEKRLMKLANRADAFLQGLIDEKRSTEEKGNTMIDHLLSLQKSQPEYYTDQIIKGLIQGLLSAGTKTSAMTLEWAMSNLLNHSQVLNKARVELDNQIGQEKLISELDVSKLHYLQNIILETLRLYPATPLLLPHMSSEDCTIGGYDVPRETMLLVNAWAIHRDPNIWDDATSFKPERFESGESDVNKLMPFGLGRRACPGAGLAQRTVGLTLGSLIQCFEWERISKEEVDMVEGNGFTMPKAVALEAMCRARPIIAKILSMSEDEF comes from the exons ATGGAAGACATGTTGCTATGCTCAtccctctctcttcttctcctccttgCAGTAGCTTTCAAGTTCTTGCTCCAAACaagaacaaaacacaaacaccaccCACCAAGCCCACCTTCTCTACCAATTTTAGGCCATCTCCATCTCATTAAGAAACCCCTCCATCGTACTTTATACCACTTTTCACAAAAATATGGTAACATCTTCTCTCTACGATTTGGGTCCCAACTCGTAGTCATTGTATCATCCCCATCTGCAGTTGAAGAATGCTTTACCAAGAACGACATCATTTTAGCCAACCGTCCTCGGTTCCTAGTCACCAAGCACGTTGCCTACAACCACACCACCATGGCAACAGCTTCTTATGGAGACCATTGGCGCAACCTTCGCCGCATCAGTGCCTTAGAAATCTTCTCAACAAATCGTCTCAACATGTTTCTAGGAATCCGAAAAAATGAAGTCAAGCACTTGCTACGCAAGCTGTCACGAAACTCGTGCCAAGGTTTTGCTAAGGTAGAATTGAAATCAATGTTCTCAGAGCTGACATTTAACATCATAATGAGAATGGTGGCAGGAAAGAGATACTACGGGGAGGACGTGAAAGATGAGGAAGAAGCAAGGCAATTCAGGGAGATAATGAAAGAGATATCAGGGTCAGCAGGGCCCTCAAATCCACAAGAGTTTGTGCCCTTGTTGCGGTGGATTGATCGTAGGCGTTGGGAGAAAAGATTGATGAAACTGGCCAACAGGGCAGATGCATTCTTGCAAGGTCTTATTGATGAGAAGAGGAGTACAGAAGAGAAGGGGAATACTATGATCGATCATCTGCTTTCTTTGCAAAAATCACAGCCCGAATACTACACGGATCAAATTATCAAAGGGCTTATACAG GGCTTGTTATCTGCTGGGACTAAAACATCGGCAATGACATTAGAGTGGGCAATGTCCAATTTACTCAATCATTCTCAAGTGTTGAACAAGGCTAGGGTTGAGCTGGATAATCAAATTGGACAAGAAAAATTAATCAGTGAACTGGATGTCTCTAAGTTGcactatctacaaaatataaTCTTGGAGACTCTTAGATTGTATCCTGCAACCCCATTGCTTTTACCCCACATGTCCTCTGAAGATTGTACAATTGGAGGATATGATGTTCCACGTGAGACAATGTTATTGGTTAATGCATGGGCCATACATAGAGACCCTAATATATGGGATGATGCAACTAGTTTTAAGCCTGAGAGATTTGAAAGTGGAGAGAGTGATGTAAACAAGTTAATGCCATTTGGACTAGGAAGGAGGGCTTGTCCCGGGGCAGGCCTTGCCCAACGCACAGTAGGCTTGACATTGGGGTCATTAATTCAGTGTTTTGAGTGGGAAAGGATAAGTAAAGAAGAAGTTGACATGGTTGAAGGTAATGGGTTCACCATGCCCAAAGCTGTGGCATTGGAAGCCATGTGCAGAGCACGCCCGATTATAGCTAAGATTCTTTCTATGTCTGAGGATGAGTTTTGA